The following coding sequences lie in one Kribbella sp. NBC_00709 genomic window:
- a CDS encoding RNA polymerase sigma-70 factor: MEDFERLRGRLFGIAYRMTGTATDAEEILQDAWLRWQDADRTSVRDPDAYLAKIVTNLSIKQLTSARARRETYVGEWLPEPVLTGRDEFDVLEVVAERESVSFALLLLLERLTPAERAAYVLHEAFAYSHREVADLIGTTDANARQLLSRARKRVATDSRRRQPVDRVGWREFVDRFLAAAHAGEIDQLERLLTEDVVSTADGGGKVIAARNPVVGRTLVARYLIGTLQKFGAGFVMRFAEANGEPVLVAESPDGLMAVCFVEAGPQGVSDLRFVLNPDKLAFAAAQLSQIGGLSDLSW; the protein is encoded by the coding sequence GTGGAGGACTTCGAACGTCTGCGGGGACGGCTGTTCGGGATCGCCTACCGGATGACGGGGACGGCGACCGACGCCGAGGAGATCCTGCAGGACGCGTGGCTGCGCTGGCAGGACGCCGACCGTACGTCGGTGCGGGACCCGGACGCGTACCTGGCGAAGATCGTCACCAACCTGTCCATCAAGCAGCTCACCTCCGCGCGGGCGCGACGGGAGACGTACGTCGGGGAGTGGTTGCCGGAGCCGGTGCTGACGGGACGGGACGAGTTCGACGTGCTCGAGGTGGTCGCCGAGCGGGAATCGGTGTCCTTCGCGCTGCTGCTCCTGCTGGAGCGGCTGACTCCGGCCGAGCGGGCGGCGTACGTCCTGCACGAAGCGTTCGCGTACAGCCATCGTGAGGTGGCGGACCTGATCGGGACGACGGACGCCAATGCCCGGCAGCTGCTGTCCCGGGCCCGCAAGCGGGTGGCGACGGACTCCCGGCGCCGGCAGCCGGTCGACCGGGTCGGCTGGCGTGAGTTCGTCGACCGCTTCCTGGCGGCGGCCCACGCGGGCGAGATCGACCAGCTCGAGCGCCTGCTCACCGAGGACGTCGTGTCCACCGCGGACGGCGGCGGCAAGGTCATCGCGGCCCGGAACCCGGTCGTCGGCCGGACCCTGGTGGCGCGCTACCTGATCGGGACGCTGCAGAAGTTCGGCGCGGGCTTCGTCATGCGCTTCGCGGAGGCGAACGGCGAGCCGGTGCTGGTCGCCGAGAGCCCCGACGGGCTGATGGCGGTGTGCTTCGTCGAGGCCGGGCCGCAGGGCGTCAGCGACCTCCGGTTCGTGCTCAATCCGGACAAACTCGCCTTCGCCGCCGCCCAGCTGTCACAAATCGGAGGGCTGTCGGATCTTTCCTGGTGA
- a CDS encoding cobyric acid synthase, translating to MGSLLIAGTTSDAGKTTVVTGICRWLSRQGVRVAPYKAQNMSNNSMVCADGTEIGRAQWIQAVAAGAEPEAAMNPVLLKPGSDRRSHVVLMGEPWGELTSRGFLTERAELAKAAFAAYDDLASRYDVVISEGAGSPTEINLRQSDYVNLGLAQHTRTPVVVVGDIDRGGVFASMFGTVALLDAADQSLISGFLVNKFRGDVSLLQPGIDMLASVTGRPTYGVLPWLPELWLDSEDALDIPVRRTSPGDLLTIAVVRFPRISNFTDLDALAVEPTNSVFFTTSPAEIRDADLVVLPGSRATVADLNWLRAQGLADAVTARAANGRPILGICGGYQALGSVVSDPDAVETGGEHPGLGLLPAATTFAREKTLARPTATAYEIHHGVVEVTEDAAEFPGGCRSGNTWGTIWHGLLDDDAARHAFLTEVAELTGKPAPDGSVSFAGLRADRLDRLADMIEEYADTAALLHLIESGAPPVPFIPPGAP from the coding sequence GTGGGTTCGCTGCTGATCGCTGGTACGACGTCCGACGCCGGGAAGACGACGGTGGTCACGGGCATCTGCCGCTGGCTGTCCCGTCAGGGCGTGCGGGTCGCGCCGTACAAGGCGCAGAACATGTCGAACAACTCGATGGTCTGCGCGGACGGCACCGAGATCGGCCGGGCGCAGTGGATCCAGGCCGTTGCCGCCGGCGCCGAACCCGAGGCGGCGATGAACCCGGTGCTGCTCAAACCCGGCAGCGACCGGCGCAGCCACGTCGTGCTGATGGGGGAGCCGTGGGGCGAGCTGACGTCCCGCGGCTTCCTGACCGAGCGGGCGGAGCTGGCGAAGGCGGCGTTCGCGGCGTACGACGACCTCGCGTCCAGGTACGACGTGGTGATCAGCGAGGGCGCGGGCAGCCCGACCGAGATCAACCTGCGGCAGTCCGATTACGTGAACCTCGGCCTCGCCCAGCACACCAGGACGCCGGTCGTCGTGGTCGGGGACATCGACCGCGGGGGCGTGTTCGCGTCGATGTTCGGCACGGTCGCGTTGCTCGACGCCGCCGATCAGTCGCTGATCAGCGGGTTCCTGGTGAACAAGTTCCGCGGTGACGTCTCGCTCCTGCAGCCCGGGATCGACATGCTCGCCTCGGTCACCGGCCGCCCGACGTACGGCGTCCTGCCGTGGCTGCCCGAGCTCTGGCTGGACTCCGAGGACGCCCTCGACATCCCGGTACGACGGACCTCGCCGGGCGATCTGCTGACGATCGCGGTGGTGCGCTTCCCGCGGATCAGCAACTTCACCGACCTCGACGCGCTGGCGGTCGAGCCGACGAACAGCGTCTTCTTCACCACCAGCCCTGCCGAGATCCGTGACGCGGACCTGGTCGTCCTTCCCGGCTCCCGCGCAACCGTCGCAGACCTCAACTGGCTCCGCGCCCAGGGCCTGGCCGACGCCGTCACCGCTCGGGCAGCCAACGGCCGGCCGATTCTGGGGATCTGCGGGGGATACCAGGCGCTCGGATCAGTCGTCTCCGACCCGGACGCGGTCGAGACGGGCGGCGAGCACCCCGGACTGGGCTTGTTGCCGGCCGCAACGACATTTGCCCGGGAGAAGACGCTGGCGCGACCGACGGCCACGGCGTACGAGATCCACCACGGAGTGGTCGAGGTGACTGAAGACGCCGCGGAGTTCCCGGGTGGCTGCCGCAGCGGCAACACCTGGGGCACGATCTGGCACGGCCTGCTCGACGACGACGCCGCGCGGCACGCGTTCCTCACCGAGGTCGCGGAGCTGACCGGCAAGCCCGCGCCGGACGGGTCGGTCTCCTTCGCCGGGCTCCGCGCCGACCGCCTGGACCGCCTGGCCGACATGATCGAGGAGTACGCCGACACCGCCGCCCTGCTGCACCTGATCGAGAGCGGCGCACCGCCGGTCCCCTTCATTCCGCCGGGAGCGCCGTAG
- a CDS encoding Lrp/AsnC family transcriptional regulator, with the protein MSLDQELDAVDRQILALLVADGRRTVRDIADRVGLSPSPVKRRIERLERAGVILGYSTVVDQDRLGESIEAFAELRFNGDTDVESITASARRIPEVIEVFTVAGDPDALVHFRVSNVQHLHRLIDQLRHDRNVVGTKTLMVLDSWRRGQSPRSPA; encoded by the coding sequence ATGAGCCTCGATCAGGAACTGGACGCGGTGGACCGCCAGATCCTGGCCCTGCTGGTGGCCGACGGCCGCCGGACGGTCCGCGACATCGCCGACCGGGTCGGGCTGTCGCCGTCCCCGGTCAAACGCCGGATCGAGCGCCTGGAGCGGGCCGGCGTGATCCTCGGCTACAGCACCGTGGTCGACCAGGACCGGCTCGGCGAGTCGATCGAGGCGTTCGCCGAGCTCCGGTTCAACGGCGACACCGACGTCGAGTCGATCACCGCGTCGGCGCGGCGGATCCCCGAGGTGATCGAGGTGTTCACGGTGGCCGGCGACCCGGATGCCCTCGTCCACTTCCGGGTCAGCAACGTCCAGCACCTGCACCGGCTGATCGACCAGCTACGGCACGACCGCAACGTTGTCGGCACCAAGACCCTGATGGTGCTCGACTCCTGGCGTCGCGGTCAGTCGCCGCGATCACCCGCCTGA
- a CDS encoding YbaK/EbsC family protein → MTAPLLGKLDWQPALEVPELLAAPVRAGLQDVTAYAAAIDAELADTAAFCAEYDVPMAASANCVIVLGKRAGEESYAAVLVLATDRADVNGVIRKHLGVRKISFAAQHDAVRTTSMEYGGITPIGLPADWPVLVDEAVVRAGQVVIGSGIRGSKLLLDGADLAKLPTATVLDLAQH, encoded by the coding sequence GTGACCGCACCGTTGCTGGGCAAGCTGGACTGGCAGCCGGCGTTGGAGGTTCCGGAGTTGCTGGCCGCGCCGGTGCGCGCCGGGCTCCAGGACGTGACGGCGTACGCGGCTGCGATCGACGCAGAGCTCGCGGACACCGCGGCCTTCTGCGCGGAGTACGACGTACCGATGGCGGCCTCGGCGAACTGCGTGATCGTGCTCGGCAAGCGGGCCGGCGAGGAGTCGTACGCCGCGGTGCTCGTGCTCGCGACCGACCGCGCCGACGTGAACGGCGTGATCCGCAAGCACCTCGGAGTACGGAAGATCTCCTTCGCGGCCCAGCACGACGCGGTCAGGACGACCAGCATGGAGTACGGCGGCATCACGCCGATCGGACTGCCCGCGGACTGGCCGGTGCTGGTCGACGAGGCGGTCGTGCGCGCCGGGCAGGTCGTGATCGGCAGCGGGATCCGCGGATCGAAGCTGCTGCTCGACGGCGCCGACCTAGCAAAGTTGCCAACAGCAACAGTGCTGGACCTGGCCCAGCACTGA
- a CDS encoding GNAT family N-acetyltransferase, whose protein sequence is MENEITVVDAKDHSRYEAHDADGTLMGFVDYKLRPGVIAFLHAETLPEFRGHGVAGRIATKSLDDARALGLRVKPACPFYQDFLQEHTEYADLVKLPEAQQ, encoded by the coding sequence ATGGAGAACGAGATCACCGTGGTCGACGCCAAGGACCACAGCCGGTACGAGGCGCACGACGCCGACGGCACCCTGATGGGTTTCGTCGACTACAAACTGCGCCCGGGCGTCATCGCCTTCCTGCACGCCGAGACCCTGCCCGAGTTCCGCGGCCACGGGGTGGCCGGGCGGATCGCGACCAAGTCCCTCGACGACGCGCGCGCCCTCGGGCTCCGGGTGAAGCCGGCCTGCCCGTTCTACCAGGACTTCCTCCAGGAGCACACGGAGTACGCCGACCTCGTCAAACTGCCGGAGGCCCAGCAGTGA
- a CDS encoding MFS transporter translates to MSEHALEHGRAIPSLVPARMDRLPWTRFHWMIVVGLGVSWILDGLEIQLVSLVGNVLKEPQTLHLSTSQVGLMASVYLGGEVVGALVFGRLTDRLGRRSLFIVTLLVYLVASGLAGLSWDLTSLLIFRFIAGMGIGGEYAAINSAIDELIPSRFRGRVDIGVNGTYWAGALIGSAVGLVFLNKDIVPIEWGWRLCFLIGPIMGLFIIYLRKHIPESPRWLMTHGRVEEAERTVDDIEETVRRQGGELREVRDDEAIEVVDYPPVTYREIARVMLRDYRSRSFLGFSMMVTQAFLYNAIFFTYALVLKSYFGLNDSSVALYFFPFAIGNLAGPLLLGRLFDTVGRRKMILGTYTLSAVVLFITALLFNAGSLNAASLTGLWCVVFFFASAGASSAYLTVSEIFPIELRGQAISFFFAISQLTGGVIAPYLFASLIGTGDNPARGPLTVGYIIGAAVMLAGGIIAWVFGVDAEGQSLENIAKPLSSTGAATRFQGATPRVPRTERRDQEP, encoded by the coding sequence ATGAGCGAGCACGCGTTGGAGCACGGAAGGGCGATACCCAGTCTGGTGCCGGCCCGGATGGACCGGCTGCCCTGGACCAGGTTCCACTGGATGATCGTCGTCGGTCTGGGTGTCTCGTGGATCCTCGACGGCCTGGAGATCCAGCTGGTGTCCCTGGTCGGGAACGTGCTGAAGGAGCCGCAGACCCTGCACCTGAGCACGTCGCAGGTCGGCCTGATGGCGTCGGTCTATCTGGGCGGTGAGGTGGTCGGAGCGTTGGTGTTCGGCCGGTTGACCGACCGGCTCGGCCGGCGCAGTCTGTTCATCGTCACGCTGCTCGTGTACCTGGTCGCGTCCGGTCTCGCAGGTCTGTCCTGGGACCTCACCTCGCTGCTGATCTTCCGGTTCATCGCCGGGATGGGCATCGGCGGTGAGTACGCCGCGATCAACTCCGCGATCGACGAGCTGATCCCGTCGCGGTTCCGCGGCCGGGTCGACATCGGCGTGAACGGCACCTACTGGGCCGGTGCGCTGATCGGTTCCGCGGTCGGTCTGGTGTTCCTGAACAAGGACATCGTCCCGATCGAGTGGGGCTGGCGGCTGTGCTTCCTGATCGGCCCGATCATGGGGCTGTTCATCATCTACCTGCGCAAGCACATCCCGGAGAGCCCGCGCTGGCTGATGACGCACGGGCGGGTCGAGGAGGCCGAGCGCACCGTCGACGACATCGAGGAGACGGTACGGCGGCAGGGCGGCGAGCTGCGCGAGGTCCGCGACGACGAGGCGATCGAGGTGGTCGACTACCCGCCGGTGACGTACCGCGAGATCGCCCGGGTGATGCTGCGCGACTACCGCAGCCGCTCGTTCCTCGGGTTCTCGATGATGGTCACCCAGGCGTTCCTCTACAACGCGATCTTCTTCACCTACGCGCTGGTGCTGAAGTCGTACTTCGGCCTGAACGACTCCAGCGTCGCGCTGTACTTCTTCCCGTTCGCGATCGGCAACCTGGCCGGCCCGCTGCTGCTCGGCCGCCTGTTCGACACCGTCGGCCGGCGGAAGATGATCCTCGGCACCTACACGTTGTCCGCCGTCGTGCTGTTCATCACCGCGCTGCTGTTCAACGCCGGCTCGCTGAACGCGGCCTCGCTGACCGGGCTGTGGTGCGTGGTGTTCTTCTTCGCCTCGGCCGGCGCGTCGTCGGCGTACCTGACCGTGAGCGAGATCTTCCCGATCGAGCTGCGCGGCCAGGCGATCTCGTTCTTCTTCGCGATCTCGCAGCTCACCGGCGGTGTGATCGCGCCGTACCTGTTCGCCTCGCTGATCGGTACCGGCGACAATCCGGCGCGCGGGCCGCTGACGGTCGGGTACATCATCGGTGCGGCCGTGATGCTGGCCGGCGGCATCATCGCCTGGGTGTTCGGCGTGGACGCGGAAGGCCAGTCGCTGGAGAACATCGCCAAGCCGCTGTCGTCGACGGGCGCCGCCACCCGGTTCCAGGGAGCGACGCCGCGAGTGCCTCGTACCGAACGCCGCGACCAGGAACCCTAA